Below is a window of Caballeronia insecticola DNA.
ACCGTCGTAGCGTGGGTGCTGGCGGGTGCGCCAGCGTTGCAGAAGTAGGCGGAATCGCGGCAGACGGCTTGATTTCGGGCGCGGCGGCTGTGGTAGAATTTTGTCTCGTTGGGGGGGTAGCTCAGCTGGGAGAGCGTCGCGTTCGCAATGCGAAGGTCGGGAGTTCGATCCTCCTCCTCTCCACCACGAATTCAAAGGGCTTGGCGTCTGCGACGGCAAGCCCTTTTTCATTTCCGCCGCCGCCCGCCTCATTCCCTCATCGCGATAAACTGAGCCACCTCATCAAACATGAGACGCACCCCATGCCCATCAAAATCCGCGAAATCGATCACGTCGTGATCCGCTGCGCCGATCTCGACAACATGGTGCATTTCTACCGCGACGTACTAGCCTGTCCAATCGAGAAAGAACAACTCGACCTCGGTCTCGTGCAGATGCGCGCGGGCCGCTCGCTGATCGACTTGCTGGCCATCGGCGGAAAAATCGATCGCCCGGACAGTGGCCCGCCCGGCGCGGGCCGCAACATGGACCACTTGTGCGTGCGCGTCGAACCGTTCGACGCCCATGCATTACGCGCGCATCTCGAAAAGCATGGCGCGCGCATCGGCGAAGAGGCGCAACGCTACGGCGCTGAAGGCTTCGGCCCTTCGCTCTATCTATTCGACCCGGAAGGCAACATGATCGAGCTCAAAGGAGCGCCCGAAGCGTGACGATCAGGCCGCGCCGGCCTTCAGCACGTTCCAGCGTATCGCGACGGCATCGACCTTTTCGCTGCTCAACGAGACATCGCCGTCCTGCACCATCAGTTGCAAGCGCATCGTCCGTTCGGCCAGCTTGCCGAGCGCATCGGCGACGCCATCCGCGACCGACCAGACCGTCACGTTCTGCAGTCGCTCGACCTTACCCTTCACGCCCTGCCACCAGATGTCCGCCGTCCTGCCTGCATACGCGATCACGATCACGCGGTCCGAGCGGCCGCTCGCCTTCGAGATGCGCCGCTCGTCGGGCTGGCCTACGTCGATCCACGTCTGAATTTGCCCCGTGAGATCCTTCTGCCAGAGGTCCGGCTCGTCGGTGTCCGACAGTCCCTTGCAGAACTCCAGGCGCTCATCGGCGAAAAGGCCGAACGCGGCGACGCGCATCATCATCCGCTCGTCCGTCTCGGACGGATGGCGCGCGATAGTCAGGGAATGATCGCCGTAGTAGTGGCGATCCATGTCGGCAATCTGCAGGTCTGCCTTGTAAATCGTTGATTTAAGAGCCATTCAGCGTCGATGGCCGGCGCATCGGCCGGCGGATTGGAGAGTTGAGCGGTACGGCGGAAGGATCGATGCGGCGCCATCCGTCGCGCACGAAAGCGATATTGTGCGGCGAATCGATGCAGATAGGGAGACGAAGTGACGCTCGCCGACGCAAGGTCGGTCGCGCAGAAGAAAGTCCCGATTTTAGCGGCGATTAATTCCC
It encodes the following:
- a CDS encoding VOC family protein — encoded protein: MPIKIREIDHVVIRCADLDNMVHFYRDVLACPIEKEQLDLGLVQMRAGRSLIDLLAIGGKIDRPDSGPPGAGRNMDHLCVRVEPFDAHALRAHLEKHGARIGEEAQRYGAEGFGPSLYLFDPEGNMIELKGAPEA
- a CDS encoding YaeQ family protein; translated protein: MALKSTIYKADLQIADMDRHYYGDHSLTIARHPSETDERMMMRVAAFGLFADERLEFCKGLSDTDEPDLWQKDLTGQIQTWIDVGQPDERRISKASGRSDRVIVIAYAGRTADIWWQGVKGKVERLQNVTVWSVADGVADALGKLAERTMRLQLMVQDGDVSLSSEKVDAVAIRWNVLKAGAA